The genomic window CTTGAGGAGCACCTTGTCGACGATGTCACTCTTGATGAACCGCTGCGGGTTTGCCTGGATGGCCTTGGAGAACAGGGCCTCTGGATATCCTCCGAAATTCAAGTAGTTCACGAATTCCTGGTTCAAGGTGGCGATGTTCGCGGACACCCCCCAGCCGGTTGCCATGTCGCCCGGGTGGCGCGGCCACTCGATCAGGTTATTCTTGCGCAGGAGTAGGAGATACTCATAGAAGGTGAGCGGGGGGAGATAGAAATCTGTGAATCTTCCGGCACCGGACTCGGTACTCTTCAACTTTAACGCGGCGGCTGCGGAGCCGGAGGCGACAAATCGCGTCTTCCCGTAGTCGTCTACGAGTCTTTTGAGATGGACCTCCCAACCTCGGAGGTATTGAATCTCATCGAAGAAGATGAAGCAGTTCTCAAGTTTCGGGCTTTCCGCCATCTGCGCGTAAAGTTCCACGAGATGCTCGAGGCGACATCCTGAGTAGACGGGGGCCTCGATCGACAGGTAACAGATATTCCTGGGCCGCACTCCTTGTTCGATTAGTTGCTGGATGGCGTGGTATAAGAGAATGGTTTTCCCCACTCTGCGCGGGCCCATGAGTACCACCGCTCTTCGAGCCCCCGCTTCGAGAACTAGGTTGAGGAAGTCGGGCAGGTATGCGCGGGGCGTCATGGACCGATGGTCCGCGTCGATAGCTCCATCGATCCACCAAGGGTTTTCCAGCTTGATCTTTTCTTGTCGTTCCTTATCTGAGATCTGCTGCATTGGATACCGCCTGCCTGTTGGGGCTCAGCATATGGCACGATGAAAATAAAGTCAAGTATTTGATCTTATTTTGTTTTACGTGGATAATACAACAACACTAGTTTGTTACGTGGTTGCATATGTGCAACCCCAGTCTAAAGCCGGTAGTGCGTCAGGTCGGCAGGTGGTCGATGAAGGTGAGGTTGCAGGAGCGGCCGTGGGTGGATTCGGCCATGTCGACGGCGGCCTCGACGGACGGTGCGGGAACGAAGATCGGGGTCCTTCGCGCCCGCCACGATGACCTGGCCGATGTGCTTCATGCGCCGGAGAGGATAGGGCTCAT from Nitrospirota bacterium includes these protein-coding regions:
- a CDS encoding ATP-binding protein, coding for MQQISDKERQEKIKLENPWWIDGAIDADHRSMTPRAYLPDFLNLVLEAGARRAVVLMGPRRVGKTILLYHAIQQLIEQGVRPRNICYLSIEAPVYSGCRLEHLVELYAQMAESPKLENCFIFFDEIQYLRGWEVHLKRLVDDYGKTRFVASGSAAAALKLKSTESGAGRFTDFYLPPLTFYEYLLLLRKNNLIEWPRHPGDMATGWGVSANIATLNQEFVNYLNFGGYPEALFSKAIQANPQRFIKSDIVDKVLLKDLPNLYGIQDIQELNRLFTVLAYNTGNEVSLDGLSSGAGVAKNTLKKYIEYLQAAFLIIVLHRLDDAGRRFRRANYFKVYLTNPSMRSALFHPINSEHPFMGNMVETAILSQWTHSSGLENLFYARCKHEGEVDLVWRDTEKVRWCVEVKWTNRFHERPYELSTLLNFARKNKIHSVAVTTVDQRGEMAEADLKIRFVESSVYCWTVGYNLLRSRKPPVDGQIELPLQPP